The DNA region tttaaatagTATAGGGTTAATATTAAGATTTCTATCGTAATACTGGAAAAATAAGTGTGGCTTTTATCAGTTATATCGATAGCAAAGATTTCAACAATATCAAACCATATTTAAGGATGTTCTGGTATTGCCTTATATCAGTAATATCAATAGCCAAGCCTTCATTATTTGAAAACACTGACAATTTTATAACTAGAAGAGTAGAAGagttctttatttatttagggATAATTCAAAAGGCTTTAAGTTATTACTCGTAATTCCAAAAAAACTTAGAATTACATTATTTTTTACATTTGTAATTAGAAAAATCCTTAACAAATATACTAAAACGTGCTAACTATACATTTCGCTTTATTGAAATCCCCACTTCGGTGTTACTATTTTGACCCCAACTGTACTTAAGAGTGTGCCTCTGACAAGTGACAACTTGGACTCTATTTGCTGGAGCGATCTGTTCCAGAGCCCCTGTCCGTTTCGCCCCACCTTCCTTATCGCCACCGCCCTTATCAGAAGACAGCGAACATGCCGAGAAAAGCCATAATTTTCTTTGAAGTTTGCACGAGACGGAGTGTCATTAATTGATTTATTACTAAAGTTGATTGCCAGGGCTTCCTTGGGTTCGCTCTGGTTCTGGACCGATTTGGGGATGTCCAAGTGGTTATATGGCCAACTAATTAGGtaaatgtgtttgctatgatGTTACCTACGACTCTAGCAGATATCTTCTCGCCTTGGCAGATATATTTTCATCTACAGTGATAAAGTCGAGGGTGAGAACAAGCCGTCGAGTCGATCACTTAGGTGATTGGGATGGCAACAAGGTGGCTCGTTTCGGTTCCATTTCGTCATCCAGTGTTTGCTCCATTTCGATCATTGTTTGAAGTGGGAACAGAAAGTGAGCATACACCCCATTTTTTCCCCGACATTCCCATTCTCAATTGAATTTCCAGCAAATGTGTACATTTGGACCGTGTTTATTCAGCTTGACAATGTCGCACTTGTGAACAATATATACATCTACATCATATATGGCCATGCCAACGGCTCGGGTTCCAGAGAAATATCCTATAGATCGGTCTGCTGCTTCTTGGCCTCGATTACATTCTGCATGACCAGATCGTACAGGTTGTCCTCATCCTCTTCTGGGGTTTCCTTATCCTCCGGCTTATCACTGACCTCCTGCAGGCTCTCCAGTTCTTTTCGGTAGTTCTGCAGGGCTTTTTGGAGGAGTTTCTCTACGGGAGAGTACGTGGAACGTGATCTCAGGCGGGCTTTTGCTATTTCCAAAGCCTGGAAGTGTTATATTTATCatactatatcatatatattGGATTATAGGAAAGATTACCTTCAGGGTGTTCGTGTTTCTCAATAGGGCCTCTTCGTAGGACAAAACCCTGGGAGCAGCGGTGATAGAAGTATCGGCCAGCTTTTCGTTCTGACGTTCCAGTTTCAGTTCCTCAGCTTGCCTGAAAAACCCATATATCTTAGAGATTCTTGTCGGCTTTTATAGAATAACCTACACCTTCTCCAATTTTTGGTCTATCTCCGCCTCTAGGGCCAGGTATTTGTCATTAATCTCCTTGATCAGGTCCATTGTGTGTCCTTGTCAAAGGATAAGTAAACAAAACCCTAAACAAACGAGTTGCCACGCAACGGTCATTTGTTTTGGCTGTTAGCAGGTGCTGCCAGGTGGCTTGAAATTCGTTGTGACAGCCAAAGCAACCTAAGTTGATAGTGTTACCACAGCGATGGAAAAAGGTAACGTTAGCGTTAACCCTTGAGAAACCCATATTTTGTAATGTCAATTAAAGTGTGTTGTTTTAATGTGCATTGTAAAATCATATTAATAacctaaaatatataaattaattatagtCGATAGAAAAAATTACTGAGAAAACAAACCTTAGGGTTATAGATTTTCCGTCCTCGGAAGCTAAGACCACATTTGTTCCACAGCACCGTGGATATGTTTCACCATTTTGCATTATTACTTTACCCTTtaatttcttatatttttcaataggtgGTTGGGGAACCACATCTCTTTATTGGATCATCCATTTTATTTGCCTTTAAGGACAATTGCCGATTTTCGTGAGAATCAGGGTCTGAGTGGGTTGTCTTGTCTAATTAAGTTCCACCGATTTAGTAGGGCTTACCCTAGAAAAGTAATAAATGAAAAGCAAAAAtctatttagttttttatatatattttaacaaatttaaGTGTTAAAAAAAGGGGACAAACAATGCCAACACTTCCATATGTGTGCTTAATAATTGGTTGTTAGCAAACTCATGTTATCTGTATGATCATAAAAATGAGACAGTAATTGCATCGAAAAGTGCGATAGCTTATCTCTATGTGATTTATTATGTTTGCAAATACACCTTTTGGCGATAAATCGATTTTGATTATGTCAAATACACCCCCAATAATAAAGGCCTTACTCTTGTGTCCAGTGAAACTACACATATTTTCAATTAAGATATAAAAAAACTCAAGCTGTAATATCCGCTGCAAAAAGATACATGTCTCCTCATATAGTCCTCTTGGTGCTAATATGCTTATCTAGCTGaagcaaatatatttttttaaggtgCAATCTTTCCGGACCCTAATACCTTCCGGATAAAAGCTCTTCAAAAAACACCTTATAATCAGATAAAAAAGTCTCGACGATCCCAAGTTTTTGATAGGATTTTTGCAAACGAAACCTAATTAAATGTTCAAACATCTTATAAACCCTTAAAGGTCTTTAAATAATATCCATATGCCCATTCCAAGGTTTAGAAACAGTCTGAATCCGAGCAGAAGATAAGAAACAAATCAAAAAGAGATATCACATAGTTCTCGAGTAATAGGAACACTATCTGGCATAAGTTTTATGACTAAAAAGGGGCTTGTGTTATACTGAATTCTAATGATGACTGGCCAAGCACTCAAATAAAAGTGGTTGCCTTGGTGGTgcaaatttcattttaataatGACTTGCTCGAAAGAGAATAGTAGTCATAAAGACGGTTTTGATGGCACCATGCCAGACAGCTTTCTCGCCGATCAAAGTCCAAGAGGCAAAAGCCGTTGGTTGTGACGAAAAGTCAGTACTTATTTTGATCAAaaatttgtgtttattatttaCCATAACATTTATATCCACGCAGAGCGGGCACATACCTTTGTTCACTGACACATCACATATGGGATGGAATATACTAACTATATACACACAGTATTCTCTATCTAGCCTTCTACTTAAGTAATTTCCTACTCAACCCTCGACAGAATCTCACGCTTCCTTCAGAAATTGATTGATATGGGGCGCCACCCGCTCCGGGGTGACCAGATGGAGATGGTGGGTGCCGGGCACCTCGACGTACACCACCTTGCCGGCGTTTTCCCTCAGCGCGGCAATCACATCCGCATAGACCTGTGGCGACTCGAACTTCATGCCGGGAGTTCCCCGAATGTTGAGCACCTGGCAGCGAATCTGGCGGGCGTAGGCCAACGTCTGCTCCGCGGTGAACATGCCCAGCAGGCTGACCTTCAGCCGCAGGTCCCGGGCAAACAGATAGCCATCCTTGCTGGGATTGTGCCGCATTCCCCGGTTCATCAGCACCCGCACGGAGGGCTCATCCACGGAGCCATCGTAGGCGTCCAGCACCAGCTTGATCATCTCGTCGTACGAGTAGCAGGGCTGCTTGCTCTCCGGCAGAGACTCGTAGTCCAAGAACTTGTCCAGCGCCTTGCCCGTGCCCTGCGCCATTCTCTGAGTGCTTCGCACCGTGGGACCCGCAATGTCGATGTTGATCAGCTTGTCCACCTCGGTGGGGAAGCTGGCCGCGTACATGAAGGTCAGAGCTCCGCCCAGCGAATGGCCCAGCAGGCTGACGTTCTTCCAGTTGTACTTGCGCACTATGCGGCGGATCAGGCAAATGCCGTCCCAGAAGATGAAGTACTGCATGCCCTGCGGATAGTGCGAGGACTTCCCGTGGCCGGGCAGGTCGATGGCCAGGACGGAGGTGTCCGCCGGCAGCAGGGGGCACAGCCGGTCGAAGCTGCCGCAGTTGTCCTGCCAGCCATGCAGGGCGATGATGGGCTGCTGCTCCTTGGAGCCCCACCACTTGCCTGGAAACGGAAAATCGATTAATGCACTGGAGGAAATACATATGTATCTTCAACATATATCTACTTAAACTTGTAACTTAATGTTTTGTTGTACTACTTGGGTCAAGTTTAAGCTCTGCGATGTTATATTCTTACCTCAACTAATTTCTTATATTAACCCTAACTTTAATTActttgttattttaaaaaaagatgttcgcttttataaacaattcatacataaataaaacgttttttatCATAAGGATAAAGGATAGGATGACGTTTTCAAATTGTATTAATCattattttaaacttttttaagttttttggaATTATAGTGAAACTGTtgcttaaaattaaacaatgaAAGAGTAttgtataattataaaataaatatttgtttaaaaaattgtttaattttaactttaaaaaaatatgttttttagtttttagttcCACTAAAACTATTCAAAATAGTGTTTTCTTTTCGTGTAGCTGCACCACAATAAAAATCACGTCAGCTTGTCATGAATGGGCCGATGCTGTTGATAAGGAAACTGGCGCCTTGATGACTCACCCTCAACGGTTCCCCACGGAACATCGATGGAGAACTCCTCCCAGCTGTCCTCGCCCAGCAGCTGAGGCGCCTCCTGCTCCTGACCATCTGAAAAAAGTGGAATCCAAACTCAAATAAAGCCGAGTTGTGACGAAACCATGGCTGGTGAAATCGTCCAGGTGGGACGCAACCAAGCCAGCGGAGACTTCGGACTCAGGTGCGAAAAGTGTGCGAACTGGTGACCTGACCATGACCTCCTCCTCTTCGTTACTCACTTGTGTCTGGGGAAAGCGTCGCCTCCGCAGATTGCGCCGTTGGTGTTGTCGCCACGCGTGTCTGGCCCATGGCAAGGTTGTAGTGCGGAAATGGGCTGTGCGATTCCGTAATCAGATAGACTGGGGCTTCAGACGGACAACTGTTTTGGAGGAATCTCCGAGAGAGACTAACGACCAACCAAAATTCCAACAGTTTACCCCGAATGTGGGAAGTTTCAAAAGAGCTGGCGGTGTGGGGGGAAAAAAGCTAGGAAGCTATGGTGAAGTGCTGGTACTATGAGAATTGGTTAAAAATAGTCATATATTAAGGCACCTAAATATGAAcgtaatattaaacaaatagCCAACATAGTTTTTAACAGATATTAATAGAAATTTTCAAATGGGAATAACAAATATGATTTATAAAGTGTGATATTTTGAATTATCTTTTGAGCGGTACCAAGAAATACCAAATTTAGCTATAAAATACCAAAGGAGGCATCACACTTACGAGCACAGCTCATTTTAACTGTGTGGCAACTCCGTCatattgtttatatttacaattgcgtgcaattttaatattatttccacCAAATCGTTCAATTTACCCAACAAATCAACATGTAAGTTTAGAAATTTATGCCCCCCTCATAAGCTAAACCTTTACTAATTTGAAATCCCATCAGGACGGAGTTCTGGAAATCCAACGAGCGGAAATTCTGCGATTTTTGCAAATGCTGGCTGAGCGACAACAAGGCGGTGAGTTGATAGATCCTTGAATTTAAGTACTTAAATGACCCCCCATCCCCTAGAGCGTCGCCTTCCACGAGAGTGGCAAGCGGCACAAGCTGAATGTGGCCAAAAGGATCACGGACATCAGTCGCAGCAGCGAGAAATCAGAGCGGGAGCGCCAGAAAATGGACGCGGATATCCGGAAAATGGAGG from Drosophila subpulchrella strain 33 F10 #4 breed RU33 chromosome 2L, RU_Dsub_v1.1 Primary Assembly, whole genome shotgun sequence includes:
- the LOC119547805 gene encoding uncharacterized protein LOC119547805, whose protein sequence is MDLIKEINDKYLALEAEIDQKLEKVQAEELKLERQNEKLADTSITAAPRVLSYEEALLRNTNTLKALEIAKARLRSRSTYSPVEKLLQKALQNYRKELESLQEVSDKPEDKETPEEDEDNLYDLVMQNVIEAKKQQTDL
- the LOC119548394 gene encoding probable serine hydrolase codes for the protein MGQTRVATTPTAQSAEATLSPDTNGQEQEAPQLLGEDSWEEFSIDVPWGTVEGKWWGSKEQQPIIALHGWQDNCGSFDRLCPLLPADTSVLAIDLPGHGKSSHYPQGMQYFIFWDGICLIRRIVRKYNWKNVSLLGHSLGGALTFMYAASFPTEVDKLINIDIAGPTVRSTQRMAQGTGKALDKFLDYESLPESKQPCYSYDEMIKLVLDAYDGSVDEPSVRVLMNRGMRHNPSKDGYLFARDLRLKVSLLGMFTAEQTLAYARQIRCQVLNIRGTPGMKFESPQVYADVIAALRENAGKVVYVEVPGTHHLHLVTPERVAPHINQFLKEA